The nucleotide window TCTTGGCAGAGGCTGTGAATAATTTCGGTCAGATTTCAAAGTTAAAGCCTTGGGTTTTGAGGTAGCGATATTTTTCCTCGTCAAACTCGTGTAGGCGAGCAGCCCGGTGGGGCACATTCTGCTGCGTTTCGTCTAGCTCATGAAGCAGATCCATACTGAGGATTTTTTTGCGGAAGTTGCGCTTATCGAGCGGCCTCCCCAAAACCGTCTCGTATAGCGTTTGTAGCTGAAACAGCGTAAATTTCTTAGGTAACAGCTCAAAGCCGATCGGTTCGTAGCGCACTTTGGCCTTTAGACGTGTCAGTGCTGTGGTCAAAATCTTCTCATGATCGAAAGCAAGGACAGGCAAGGTATTGACAGAAAACCAAGCGGCATTACTAGCATCTGTGGCGGCTCGAATTTGGTGATCGTTAATATTGACCAATGCATAATAAGCTACACTAACCACCCGTTCACGAGGATCCCGATCCAAATCCCCAAAGGTGTATAGCTGTTCTAAAAACACTTGAGTGATACCTGTTTCTTCTCGCAGTTCACGCAGGGCGGCTGCTTCCAAGGTTTCTTCTAACCGTACAAAGCCACCCGGCAAAGCCCATCGACCCTCAAATGGTGGCAAGCGCCGCTGTATAAGGGCGACCTGTAGGTCTTTTTGGTCTAGATGAAACCCGAATACAACGCAGTCAACGGTAAGGCTAGGTCGAGGATATTGATAGGTGTAGGGCATTCCAATGGCTACAACAACCCAACAAAGTGTAGTGGTCCCTTGCCGCTAATTAACTCAATGACCAACACTAAAAAGCCTACCATTGCTAAACGGCCATTCCACACTTCAGCCGTTGTGGTCATGCCCCATTGCCAACGTTCTTGAGGATAGATCTTCACTGGTTTTTGGACTTCTGTAACTTGCGAAAGTTTGACACTAGGGGCATTCAACGCTTCTAGCACCTGATCGGCTAAGTCGTTGATGAAGCCTGCATGGGTATTCAGGGCTGGCACACGGTTAAAGTTTTGAATGCCATGCTCCGCGGCTAACTTTCGATATTCAATATCAATTTCTTGCAGCGTTTCGATGTGCTCTGACACAAAGCTGATGGGAACTACCAGCAGGCTAGACACACCTTGGGCGGCTAACTGCGCGATCGCGTCTTCGGTGTAGGGTTGCAGCCATTCCACCGGGCCAACTCGGCTCTGATAGGCCAATGTATAGGCGTTAGGACGGTTTAGTGTGCGCATAACCAGTTCAGTACATTCTTCAATCTGGCGTTGATAGGGGTCACCAGCTTCTGTTACGTAGCTAACAGGCACTCCATGGGCGCTAAAGAAGATGTGCACCTCATCGGGATTTGGCAACTTATCTAGCTCTTGACGAATAAGGTCAGCCATAGCCTGGAGATAGCCCGGACGATTGTGCCACGAGGGAATTACTGTATGTTCAATCCGAGCAAGACTAGGATCCTCTTGCCAAATCCGCTCTAGCAAGCGGAAACTAGAACCACTGGTGCTAATCGAATAATGGGGATAGAGGGGAAGAATCACCAACTGGTCAATACCGTCGCGCTTAATCCGTACGATCGCTTCCTCAGTGAATGGGTGCCAATAGCGCATACCTACGTACACCCGCACATCCTCTCCCTTTTGTAACAAGCAATTACGGAGAGCAATGGCCTGTTCTTCGGTAATTCGTCGCAGTGGCGAGCCGCCTCCAATTTGCCGATAGTTCTCAGCCGACTTACGGGCGCGACTTGTAGAGATTAGCCATGCTAGGGGCTTTTGCATCCAAGGAAATGGTAGGCGAATAATTTCTGGATCAGAAAATAGGTTATAGAGGAAGGGACGGACATCTTCCAAATGATCCGGCCCACCTAGATTCAGTAATAAAACTCCTTTACGCCCCATGGCAGCTATTAGTCCTCGTGTGTTAAGCACTATTAGATTTGTAACCTATTTTAACAATAAGTTCCATTAACACAGGAATAATGGATCACTGGTTTACAAGGTTTGAGTAACAGCTTATCTAGTCATTTAACTAGTTTGAGTTTATCCGCATAGCCCAGTATGACAACTGCTCTGCGATCCATAGACCAACAAATTCAAGCTATTAACCAGCGCATGAAGTCAGCCCAGATGGGACTAACCATCGAGCGCCGGGGCAAATCGTTGTGTTTACGGGGCATATTGCCACCGCGTCCCCATAGCACTCACGATCGTCCCCATCAACAGCGCTTAAGCCTCAATTTACCGGCAACAACGGCAGGGCTAAAACAAGCCGAACGCCAGATGAAAATTATTGCCGCTGAGTTGTTACAAGCGAGCTTTGACTGGAACAAGTATTTACGGCATGAGTCCCATAATCGCTTAGATGTGGCCACGTTGACCACAACCCTATTGGACTACGAGCGCTATTTTTATCAACAATCACGTCGAGCAAAAAATTTGGCCTCTACTCAAACCACGTGGGATACCGCCTACCTGCCCTACCTGCGAAAATTGCAAGCCGTGGTGCGCGATCGTCCCAAGTTGACCCTAGAGCAGGCGATCGTTGCTACCGTTCAATCCACACCAGCAGACTCTCGCAGTCGGCAAGCCTGTTGCACAGCCCTTGCTGATCTTGCTCAGTTTCTCCACCTTGACCTTACGATTGACCTGAAAACACTCCGAGGCTGCTATGGCAATAGCCGTACTAAACTGCGAGAACTGCCCAGCGATGATTTAATCGTGCACTGGTTTGACCAAATTCCCAACACCCAGTGGCAATTTGTCTACGGCATCATGGCTACCTATGGTCTCCGGAACCATGAAGTATTTTTTTGTGACTACACAGCGCTTCAACAGGGAGATCCAGAAGCTCCTATCTGTGTGCAAGATAGTACTAAGAC belongs to Cyanobacteriota bacterium and includes:
- a CDS encoding site-specific integrase, with the protein product MTTALRSIDQQIQAINQRMKSAQMGLTIERRGKSLCLRGILPPRPHSTHDRPHQQRLSLNLPATTAGLKQAERQMKIIAAELLQASFDWNKYLRHESHNRLDVATLTTTLLDYERYFYQQSRRAKNLASTQTTWDTAYLPYLRKLQAVVRDRPKLTLEQAIVATVQSTPADSRSRQACCTALADLAQFLHLDLTIDLKTLRGCYGNSRTKLRELPSDDLIVHWFDQIPNTQWQFVYGIMATYGLRNHEVFFCDYTALQQGDPEAPICVQDSTKTGYHEVWPFYPEWVDQFNLRQIRLPAVNTDLTQTTLRRIGQLVTNQFQRYHLPFSPYDLRHAWAVRTIHFGLPDTVAARMMGHSVAVHTRTYHQWLTRRDQQQAVKAVLSRSRPRAPKPQ
- a CDS encoding NUDIX hydrolase; the encoded protein is MPYTYQYPRPSLTVDCVVFGFHLDQKDLQVALIQRRLPPFEGRWALPGGFVRLEETLEAAALRELREETGITQVFLEQLYTFGDLDRDPRERVVSVAYYALVNINDHQIRAATDASNAAWFSVNTLPVLAFDHEKILTTALTRLKAKVRYEPIGFELLPKKFTLFQLQTLYETVLGRPLDKRNFRKKILSMDLLHELDETQQNVPHRAARLHEFDEEKYRYLKTQGFNFEI
- the hemH gene encoding ferrochelatase — its product is MGRKGVLLLNLGGPDHLEDVRPFLYNLFSDPEIIRLPFPWMQKPLAWLISTSRARKSAENYRQIGGGSPLRRITEEQAIALRNCLLQKGEDVRVYVGMRYWHPFTEEAIVRIKRDGIDQLVILPLYPHYSISTSGSSFRLLERIWQEDPSLARIEHTVIPSWHNRPGYLQAMADLIRQELDKLPNPDEVHIFFSAHGVPVSYVTEAGDPYQRQIEECTELVMRTLNRPNAYTLAYQSRVGPVEWLQPYTEDAIAQLAAQGVSSLLVVPISFVSEHIETLQEIDIEYRKLAAEHGIQNFNRVPALNTHAGFINDLADQVLEALNAPSVKLSQVTEVQKPVKIYPQERWQWGMTTTAEVWNGRLAMVGFLVLVIELISGKGPLHFVGLL